One Sulfurimonas sp. C5 genomic region harbors:
- a CDS encoding DUF3187 domain-containing protein, translated as MKKFLLFLILLVFSGNLFAFDSDMDGVSDAKDKCPNTPFTDLVDIDGCTKKSLTQNYHYDIIVGLSSTSSDYTTLNKTDTLATTIQADYYYKNFSFQAATSIYTERGNGYNESGLQDSFLGAAYQVFPTTNFAVRFSIGAILPTYDSSLNNNKTDYTAGVNVSYNIDKLNLFGGYGYTLINDTDYSNSIISVYYQNTHSYSGGVGYNITDKLYMSGTYTNSDSIYVGVEKVETASLYAYYSIDKNWFSTFSYAYGISDSASQTYIAVKLGYFF; from the coding sequence ATGAAAAAATTTTTACTGTTTTTAATATTACTAGTTTTCTCTGGTAACTTGTTTGCATTTGATTCTGATATGGATGGTGTCAGTGATGCAAAAGATAAATGCCCCAATACACCTTTTACAGATCTAGTAGATATTGACGGATGTACAAAGAAGTCACTTACACAAAATTACCATTACGATATTATTGTAGGTTTGAGTTCCACAAGTTCGGACTATACGACTTTAAATAAAACAGATACCCTTGCAACAACTATTCAAGCTGACTATTACTATAAAAACTTCTCTTTTCAAGCAGCAACATCCATATATACAGAACGTGGTAACGGTTACAATGAAAGCGGTTTACAGGACTCGTTTTTAGGTGCGGCGTATCAAGTTTTCCCAACAACAAATTTTGCCGTACGTTTTTCAATCGGAGCTATACTTCCGACATACGATTCCTCACTAAACAACAACAAGACAGATTATACTGCGGGAGTGAATGTAAGTTATAATATAGACAAACTCAATCTTTTCGGCGGTTATGGATATACATTAATCAACGATACAGATTACAGTAATTCTATAATTAGTGTTTACTATCAAAACACACACTCTTACAGCGGAGGTGTTGGATATAATATAACAGACAAGTTATATATGAGCGGTACTTATACTAATAGTGACAGTATCTATGTCGGTGTTGAAAAAGTTGAGACAGCTTCGTTGTATGCTTACTACAGCATAGATAAGAACTGGTTTTCCACTTTTTCTTATGCATACGGAATAAGTGACAGTGCAAGTCAAACATATATTGCCGTAAAACTAGGCTACTTTTTTTAG